One part of the Fusobacterium pseudoperiodonticum genome encodes these proteins:
- a CDS encoding DMT family transporter yields the protein MKKDANFGMLSTFVGGTLWGINGVMGNYLFLNKNVTTPWLIPYRLILAGFLLLGYLYYKKGSKIFDILKNPKDLLQIVLFGLIGMLGTQYTYFSAIQFSNAAIATVLTYFGPTLVLIYMCLREKRKPLKYEIVSICLSSFGVFLLATHGDITSLQISFKALVWGILSALSVVFYTVQPESLLKKYGASIVVAWGMMIGGIFITFVTKPWNISVTFDFVTFLVLMLIIVFGTIIAFILYLTGVNIIGPTKASIIACIEPVAATICAILFLGVTFDFLDLIGFICIISTIFIVAYFDKKTKAKKK from the coding sequence ATGAAAAAAGATGCTAATTTTGGAATGCTAAGTACCTTTGTAGGAGGAACTCTTTGGGGTATAAATGGAGTTATGGGAAATTACTTATTTCTTAATAAAAATGTTACTACTCCTTGGCTTATACCATACAGATTGATACTAGCAGGTTTCTTACTACTAGGTTATCTATACTATAAAAAAGGATCTAAGATTTTTGATATTTTAAAAAATCCTAAAGATTTACTTCAAATTGTACTATTTGGACTTATTGGAATGTTAGGTACACAATATACATATTTCTCTGCTATTCAGTTTTCAAATGCTGCCATAGCAACAGTGCTTACATATTTTGGCCCTACCTTAGTTCTGATATATATGTGTTTAAGAGAAAAAAGAAAACCTTTGAAATATGAGATTGTTTCAATCTGTCTATCAAGTTTTGGAGTTTTCCTTTTAGCAACACATGGAGATATCACAAGTTTACAAATATCTTTTAAAGCTCTTGTTTGGGGTATATTATCTGCCTTATCGGTTGTATTTTATACTGTACAACCTGAAAGTCTTTTAAAGAAATATGGAGCTTCAATAGTAGTTGCTTGGGGTATGATGATAGGTGGAATATTTATTACTTTTGTTACAAAACCTTGGAATATCAGTGTAACTTTTGATTTTGTAACTTTCCTTGTGTTAATGTTAATAATAGTATTTGGAACAATAATTGCATTTATTCTTTATTTGACAGGAGTAAATATAATAGGTCCAACAAAAGCAAGTATAATTGCTTGTATTGAACCTGTGGCTGCAACTATCTGTGCTATACTATTCTTAGGTGTAACATTTGATTTCCTAGATCTAATAGGTTTTATATGTATAATATCAACAATTTTCATAGTTGCTTATTTTGATAAAAAAACAAAGGCAAAGAAGAAATAA
- a CDS encoding DUF6290 family protein yields the protein MAIITLNVTDEEKRRITSFSEANNMTVSELILKIIENLEDEEDYKLAEKIINNPNTKYTEGIEDLAKECGIDYDAL from the coding sequence ATGGCTATTATAACATTAAATGTTACAGATGAAGAAAAAAGAAGAATAACTAGCTTTTCAGAAGCCAATAATATGACTGTATCAGAACTTATACTAAAAATTATTGAAAATTTAGAAGATGAAGAAGATTATAAATTAGCAGAAAAAATAATAAATAACCCTAATACTAAATATACAGAAGGTATTGAGGATCTCGCTAAAGAATGTGGGATTGATTATGATGCCTTATAA
- a CDS encoding type II toxin-antitoxin system RelE family toxin, with protein MMPYKVVKTDNFVNDFKKLDNSIKISILKYIKKLELSDNPKAYGKLLSGELSGLYRFRINNYRLITKIEDQKLIIYALGLGHRSKIYEIQNYNKK; from the coding sequence ATGATGCCTTATAAAGTTGTTAAAACAGATAATTTTGTAAATGATTTCAAAAAATTAGATAACTCTATCAAAATAAGTATTTTGAAATATATTAAAAAATTAGAGTTAAGTGATAATCCAAAAGCATATGGTAAATTACTAAGTGGAGAACTTTCTGGATTATATAGATTTAGAATTAATAATTATAGGTTAATAACAAAAATAGAAGATCAAAAGCTAATTATTTATGCACTTGGATTAGGTCATAGAAGTAAAATATATGAAATTCAAAATTATAATAAGAAATAG
- a CDS encoding ABC-F family ATP-binding cassette domain-containing protein has protein sequence MAILQVNDIYMGFSGETLFKEISFSVDEKDKIGIIGVNGAGKTTLIKLLLGLENSEINPATNERGTISKKSNLKVGYLAQNTQLNKENTVFNELMTVFNNLLEDYNRMQEINFLLTVDLDNFDKLMEELGEVSERYERHEGYSIEYKIKQILNGLNIPESLWTMKIGNLSGGQNSRVALAKILLEEPDLLILDEPTNHLDLTSIEWLEKILKDYNKAIILISHDVYFLDNVVNRVFEIEGKRLKDYKGNYTDFLIQKEAYLSGEVKAYEKEQDKIKKMEEFIRRYKAGVKSKQARGREKILNRMEKMENPVVTTQKIKLKFDINAQSVDLVLDIKNLSKTFEDKLLFKDLNLKVYRGERIGLIGKNGTGKSTLLKIINNLEKASSGEFKIGERVSIGYYDQNHQGLGLNNNIIEELMYYFTLSEEEARNICGAFLFREDDIYKKISSLSGGEKARVAFMKLMLEKPNFLILDEPTNHLDIYSREILMDALEDYPGTILVVSHDRNFLDTVVTKIYELKTDGVETFDGDYESYKQERDNVKVKNEEAVKSYEEQKKAKNRIASLEKKLVRLEEEIQKIEEEKEEVNKKYLLAGEKNDVDILMSLQEELDNLDNKILEKYQEYEETEIELKSL, from the coding sequence TTGGCAATATTACAAGTAAATGACATATATATGGGTTTCTCTGGAGAAACTCTTTTTAAAGAAATATCTTTCTCTGTTGATGAGAAAGATAAAATAGGGATTATAGGTGTAAATGGTGCTGGGAAAACAACTCTTATAAAATTGTTGTTAGGTTTAGAAAACTCAGAAATCAATCCTGCTACAAATGAGAGAGGAACTATCTCTAAGAAAAGTAATTTAAAAGTTGGATATCTAGCACAAAACACACAACTTAATAAAGAAAATACAGTTTTCAATGAGCTTATGACAGTATTTAACAATCTTTTAGAAGACTATAACAGGATGCAAGAAATAAATTTTCTATTAACTGTTGATTTAGATAATTTTGATAAGTTGATGGAAGAACTTGGTGAAGTTTCTGAAAGATATGAAAGACACGAAGGTTATTCAATAGAATATAAAATCAAGCAGATTTTAAACGGCTTAAACATTCCTGAAAGTCTTTGGACTATGAAGATTGGAAATCTATCAGGTGGACAAAATTCAAGAGTTGCACTTGCTAAAATACTTCTAGAAGAACCAGATTTATTAATACTTGACGAGCCTACCAACCATTTGGACTTAACATCTATTGAATGGCTTGAAAAGATTTTAAAAGACTACAACAAAGCTATAATTTTAATATCACATGATGTTTATTTCTTAGATAATGTAGTCAATAGAGTTTTTGAAATTGAAGGTAAAAGATTAAAAGATTACAAAGGGAATTACACTGATTTCTTAATTCAAAAAGAGGCTTATTTAAGTGGAGAAGTTAAAGCCTATGAAAAAGAACAAGATAAAATAAAGAAGATGGAAGAATTTATCAGAAGATATAAGGCAGGAGTAAAATCTAAACAGGCTAGAGGTAGAGAAAAAATTCTTAATAGAATGGAAAAGATGGAAAATCCTGTTGTAACAACTCAAAAGATAAAGCTTAAATTCGATATAAATGCACAAAGTGTTGACCTAGTTTTAGATATTAAAAATTTATCTAAGACTTTTGAAGATAAATTATTATTTAAAGATTTAAATTTAAAAGTTTATCGTGGGGAAAGAATAGGTTTAATAGGAAAAAATGGTACAGGAAAATCTACTCTTTTAAAGATTATCAACAATTTAGAAAAGGCTAGTTCAGGAGAATTTAAAATAGGTGAAAGAGTTTCTATTGGTTACTACGACCAAAATCATCAAGGACTAGGTTTAAACAATAATATTATAGAAGAACTTATGTACTATTTCACTCTATCAGAGGAAGAAGCAAGAAATATCTGTGGAGCATTTTTATTTAGAGAAGATGATATTTACAAAAAGATTTCTTCTTTAAGTGGTGGAGAAAAAGCTAGAGTTGCTTTCATGAAACTTATGCTTGAAAAGCCTAATTTCTTAATACTTGACGAACCTACTAACCACTTGGATATATATTCAAGAGAAATTTTAATGGACGCTCTTGAAGATTATCCTGGAACTATCTTAGTTGTATCTCATGATAGAAATTTTTTAGACACTGTTGTAACTAAAATCTATGAGTTAAAAACTGATGGAGTTGAAACTTTTGATGGGGATTATGAGAGCTATAAACAAGAGAGAGACAATGTAAAAGTGAAGAATGAAGAAGCTGTAAAATCTTATGAAGAACAGAAAAAGGCTAAAAATAGAATTGCTTCTCTAGAAAAGAAACTTGTAAGACTTGAAGAAGAAATACAAAAAATTGAAGAAGAAAAAGAAGAAGTAAATAAGAAGTATCTACTTGCAGGAGAAAAAAATGATGTAGATATACTTATGTCTTTACAAGAAGAATTAGATAATCTTGATAATAAAATATTAGAAAAATATCAAGAATACGAAGAAACAGAAATAGAATTAAAAAGTCTTTAA
- a CDS encoding head-tail adaptor protein translates to MKKLFIFLLLVSVILMLIFKSSYKKNPHLSKINDDVSVAKMKIKEKSYFDDSEVEEKIYGDEEEKLLDDILHIKYDDLPIYQIIVTISEQLNTSCEFIIVYHEEYKSGDVSFEWETKEKKVSFEIPITKRNKKYCIMELSELTSSTMNSIDEDEELTSEEKESLKAKTYREAWSPDLFIRFNGEGNFFTLEDIKSLDEIRDLVGASNQNSDIKDEKNILDFAEGNYEISEYASAEFLAEIMKANKSYALPFVYTGELSIESVSEGIYFKLGADRAIIDGAAGNKIGAYLSVTYYKNDKQLAVLHFMLDEKLLGTPDIRLEFPNGKELKSWDVLNYIQK, encoded by the coding sequence ATGAAGAAATTATTCATATTTTTATTACTAGTTTCAGTTATACTCATGCTTATTTTTAAATCTAGTTATAAAAAGAATCCTCATTTATCTAAGATTAATGATGATGTAAGTGTAGCAAAAATGAAAATTAAAGAAAAATCTTATTTTGATGATTCAGAAGTTGAAGAAAAAATATATGGTGATGAAGAAGAAAAATTATTAGATGATATTTTACATATAAAATATGATGACTTACCAATATATCAAATTATAGTTACTATATCAGAACAACTTAATACTTCATGTGAATTTATTATAGTTTATCATGAAGAGTATAAATCAGGAGATGTTAGTTTTGAATGGGAAACCAAAGAAAAAAAAGTTAGTTTTGAGATTCCTATAACAAAAAGAAACAAGAAATATTGTATTATGGAATTATCTGAACTTACTTCATCTACTATGAATAGTATAGATGAGGATGAAGAACTTACTTCAGAAGAAAAAGAGAGTCTAAAAGCAAAAACATATAGAGAAGCATGGAGTCCAGATTTGTTTATAAGATTTAATGGAGAAGGTAATTTTTTTACTTTAGAAGATATAAAATCTTTAGATGAAATTAGAGATTTAGTTGGAGCTTCAAATCAAAATAGTGATATTAAAGATGAAAAAAATATATTAGACTTTGCTGAGGGTAATTATGAAATATCAGAGTATGCTTCAGCTGAATTTTTAGCAGAAATAATGAAAGCAAACAAAAGTTATGCTTTACCATTTGTATATACAGGAGAACTATCTATAGAGAGTGTATCAGAAGGAATATATTTTAAACTTGGTGCTGATAGAGCAATTATAGATGGAGCTGCAGGAAATAAGATAGGTGCATATTTATCTGTAACATATTACAAAAATGATAAACAATTAGCTGTTTTACATTTTATGTTAGATGAAAAATTACTTGGAACCCCAGATATTAGACTTGAATTTCCTAATGGAAAAGAATTGAAGAGTTGGGATGTTCTAAATTATATACAAAAATAA
- a CDS encoding flavodoxin domain-containing protein → MNKVNIVYYSFTGNTLRMVKAFEKGLQEAGVPFKSYSVVELKNDDEAFDCEILALASPANQTEAIEKEYFQPFMKRNAERFKDKKVYLFGTFGWGTGMYMGHWIKEVEELGAKIVELPMACKGSPNSETREKLQELAKKIATM, encoded by the coding sequence ATGAATAAAGTAAATATTGTCTATTACAGTTTTACAGGTAATACTTTAAGAATGGTAAAAGCATTTGAAAAAGGACTTCAAGAAGCAGGAGTTCCTTTTAAATCTTATAGTGTAGTTGAATTAAAAAATGATGATGAGGCTTTTGATTGTGAAATTTTAGCTCTTGCTTCTCCAGCTAATCAAACAGAAGCTATAGAAAAAGAGTATTTTCAACCTTTTATGAAAAGAAATGCCGAAAGATTTAAAGATAAGAAAGTCTATCTTTTCGGAACTTTTGGTTGGGGTACAGGAATGTATATGGGCCATTGGATAAAAGAAGTTGAAGAATTAGGTGCTAAAATAGTTGAATTACCTATGGCTTGCAAAGGTAGTCCAAACTCTGAAACTAGAGAAAAACTACAAGAATTAGCGAAAAAGATTGCTACTATGTAA
- a CDS encoding YifB family Mg chelatase-like AAA ATPase yields the protein MKNKIFTSSYLGLESYLVEVEVDISRGLPMFSIVGMGDTAILESKFRVKAALKNSDYEVRPQKIVVNLSPAGIKKEGAQFDLAIAIGIILEMKLLRDLREIVKDYLFIGELSLDGEVKGVTGTINTVILAKEKGFKGVILPYENRNEASLIDGIDIVVVKNITDVVNFIENGVKIPFEKIKIEKDENNVLDFSDVKGQYFAKRAMEISAAGGHNILLIGSPGSGKSMLAKRMIGILPEMSENEIIESTKIYSVAGELSEKNPIISKRPVRMPHHSSTLPAMVGGGKKAIPGEISLASNGILVLDEMSEFKHSVLEALRQPLEDGFVSITRAMYRVEFKTNFLLVGTSNPCPCGMLYEGNCKCSNIEIERYTKKLSGPILDRIDLIVQIKRLNEEELVNSKKGENSAEIRERVIKAREIQYKRFKEIRTNSTMTQEELKKYCDIKDEDKRFLISALENLKISARVYDKILKIARTIADLEGKDDLERKHLLEAISFKK from the coding sequence ATGAAAAATAAAATTTTTACAAGTTCTTATTTAGGATTAGAGTCTTATTTAGTTGAAGTAGAAGTTGATATTTCGAGAGGTTTGCCCATGTTCTCAATAGTTGGTATGGGAGATACTGCCATACTTGAGAGTAAGTTCAGAGTTAAAGCAGCTCTTAAAAATTCTGATTATGAAGTAAGACCTCAAAAGATAGTAGTTAATTTATCTCCTGCAGGTATAAAAAAAGAAGGAGCTCAGTTTGACTTAGCCATAGCCATAGGAATAATTCTAGAGATGAAACTTTTAAGGGATTTAAGAGAAATAGTTAAGGATTATTTATTCATAGGAGAATTATCATTAGATGGAGAAGTTAAAGGAGTTACAGGAACAATAAACACTGTCATACTGGCAAAAGAAAAAGGTTTTAAAGGAGTTATACTTCCTTATGAAAATAGAAATGAAGCTAGTTTAATAGATGGAATAGATATAGTGGTAGTTAAGAATATAACTGATGTTGTAAATTTCATAGAAAATGGAGTAAAAATACCTTTTGAAAAAATAAAAATAGAAAAAGATGAAAATAATGTTTTAGATTTTTCTGATGTAAAGGGACAATATTTTGCAAAAAGAGCAATGGAGATTTCAGCAGCAGGAGGGCATAATATTCTCTTGATTGGAAGTCCAGGTTCAGGTAAGTCTATGCTTGCCAAAAGAATGATAGGAATACTTCCTGAGATGTCTGAAAATGAGATTATAGAAAGTACTAAAATATATAGTGTGGCAGGTGAATTATCTGAAAAAAATCCTATCATATCAAAAAGACCTGTGAGAATGCCACACCATAGTAGTACACTTCCTGCTATGGTAGGTGGAGGAAAAAAAGCTATACCTGGTGAAATAAGCTTGGCAAGTAATGGAATACTAGTTTTAGATGAAATGAGTGAGTTTAAACATAGTGTTTTAGAAGCATTGAGACAACCTTTGGAAGATGGCTTTGTGAGTATAACTAGAGCTATGTATAGGGTGGAATTTAAGACAAATTTTCTTTTAGTTGGAACAAGTAATCCTTGTCCTTGTGGAATGCTATATGAAGGAAATTGTAAATGCTCTAATATCGAGATTGAAAGATATACAAAAAAATTATCAGGTCCTATTTTAGATAGAATAGATTTAATAGTACAGATAAAAAGATTGAATGAAGAAGAGTTAGTAAATAGTAAAAAAGGAGAAAACTCAGCTGAAATAAGGGAAAGAGTTATAAAAGCTAGAGAAATTCAATATAAAAGATTTAAAGAAATTAGAACTAACTCAACAATGACTCAGGAAGAATTAAAAAAATACTGTGATATCAAAGATGAAGATAAAAGATTTTTAATATCAGCTTTAGAAAATCTAAAAATTTCTGCTAGAGTTTATGACAAAATTTTAAAAATAGCGAGAACAATAGCCGACTTAGAAGGAAAAGACGATTTAGAAAGAAAACATCTCTTAGAAGCTATTTCTTTTAAAAAATAG
- a CDS encoding iron transporter encodes MKNFKLLLGALLVLGLVACGEKKEEAKPAEQPAATTEAPKAEAKAEAPAEKPGESGFAEVSIDETVVGPYQVAAVYFQAVDMIPEGKQPSAAESDMHLEADIHLLPEAAKKYGFGDGEDIWPAYLTVNYKVLSEDGKTEITSGTFMPMNADDGAHYGINVKKGLIPIGKYKLQLEIKAPTDYLLHVDSETGVPAAKDGGVAAAEEFFKTQTVEFDWTYTGEQLQNK; translated from the coding sequence ATGAAAAATTTTAAATTATTATTAGGAGCTTTACTTGTTTTAGGTCTTGTAGCTTGTGGAGAAAAGAAAGAAGAAGCTAAACCAGCTGAACAACCAGCTGCAACTACTGAAGCACCAAAAGCAGAAGCTAAAGCAGAAGCACCAGCAGAAAAACCAGGAGAATCTGGATTCGCAGAAGTATCTATAGATGAAACAGTTGTAGGACCTTACCAAGTAGCAGCAGTTTATTTCCAAGCTGTTGATATGATACCAGAAGGAAAACAACCTTCAGCTGCTGAATCAGATATGCACTTAGAAGCTGACATCCACTTATTACCAGAAGCTGCTAAAAAATATGGATTTGGAGATGGAGAAGATATTTGGCCAGCTTACTTAACAGTAAACTACAAAGTATTATCTGAAGATGGAAAAACTGAAATAACTTCAGGAACATTTATGCCAATGAATGCTGATGATGGAGCTCACTATGGTATAAACGTTAAAAAAGGATTAATTCCAATTGGAAAATATAAATTACAATTAGAAATTAAAGCACCTACTGATTACTTATTACACGTAGACAGTGAAACAGGAGTACCAGCTGCTAAAGACGGAGGAGTTGCTGCTGCTGAAGAATTCTTCAAAACTCAAACAGTTGAATTCGATTGGACTTATACTGGAGAACAATTACAAAATAAATAA
- a CDS encoding FTR1 family iron permease, whose product MKRYFKSLFAFILVFGLFFSLSSIDIEAAQKKKYDTWQDVAKDMNIEFQAAKKFIEEGNNDEAYNAMNRAYFGYYEVQGFEKNVMVNIAAKRVNEIEATFRRIKHTLKGNIQGNVAELDKEIDTLAMKVYKDAMVLDGVASKDDPDELGKKVFGNEAVSVGDETAIKLKSFGASFGLLLREGLEAILVVVAIIAYLVKTGNQKLCKQVYIGMGFGVICSFILAYLIDILLGGVGQELMEGITMFLAVAVLFWVSNWILSRSEEQAWSRYIKSQVQKSIDQNSGRALIFSAFLAVLREGAELVLFYKAMLTGGQTNKLFAFYGFLAGTVVLVIIYLIFRYSTVRLPLKPFFTFTSILLFLLCISFMGKGVVELTEAGVISGSTTIPAMNGYQNTWLNIYDRAETLIPQIMLVIASVWMLLNNYLKERKMKKEAVEESK is encoded by the coding sequence ATGAAAAGATATTTTAAATCTTTGTTTGCTTTTATTCTTGTATTTGGCTTGTTTTTTTCATTATCTTCTATAGATATTGAAGCAGCACAAAAGAAAAAATATGACACTTGGCAAGATGTTGCTAAAGATATGAATATTGAATTTCAAGCTGCTAAAAAATTCATTGAAGAAGGCAATAATGATGAGGCATACAATGCAATGAATAGAGCTTACTTTGGTTATTATGAAGTTCAAGGTTTTGAAAAAAATGTAATGGTAAATATTGCAGCTAAGAGAGTAAATGAAATAGAAGCAACTTTCCGTAGAATTAAACATACTTTAAAAGGAAATATTCAAGGAAATGTGGCTGAACTTGATAAAGAAATTGATACTCTTGCAATGAAGGTATATAAAGATGCTATGGTACTTGATGGAGTAGCATCTAAAGATGATCCTGATGAACTAGGAAAGAAAGTATTTGGAAATGAAGCTGTTAGTGTTGGTGATGAAACAGCAATTAAATTAAAATCATTTGGAGCTTCATTTGGACTACTATTGAGAGAAGGACTTGAAGCAATATTAGTTGTTGTAGCAATAATTGCTTATTTAGTAAAAACAGGAAATCAAAAACTATGTAAACAAGTATATATAGGAATGGGATTTGGAGTTATTTGTTCTTTCATCTTAGCTTACTTAATAGATATCTTATTAGGTGGAGTTGGACAAGAATTAATGGAAGGAATCACAATGTTCCTTGCAGTTGCAGTTCTATTCTGGGTAAGTAACTGGATTTTGTCTCGTTCAGAAGAACAAGCTTGGTCAAGATATATAAAATCTCAAGTTCAAAAATCTATAGATCAAAATAGTGGAAGAGCTTTAATTTTCTCAGCTTTCTTAGCAGTTTTAAGAGAAGGAGCAGAGTTAGTTTTATTCTACAAGGCTATGTTAACAGGTGGTCAAACAAATAAACTATTTGCTTTTTATGGATTTTTAGCAGGGACAGTAGTTTTAGTAATAATATATCTAATATTTAGATATTCAACAGTAAGATTACCATTAAAACCATTCTTTACATTTACAAGTATACTTTTATTCTTGTTATGTATTTCATTTATGGGAAAAGGTGTAGTAGAACTTACTGAAGCAGGAGTAATATCAGGAAGTACAACTATTCCAGCTATGAATGGTTACCAAAATACTTGGCTTAATATCTATGATAGAGCCGAAACTTTAATACCACAAATTATGTTAGTAATTGCTTCTGTTTGGATGCTTTTAAATAACTATTTAAAAGAAAGAAAAATGAAAAAAGAAGCAGTAGAAGAAAGTAAGTAA
- a CDS encoding murein L,D-transpeptidase catalytic domain family protein → MKFLKKIFMLLFYFVLSSVVFADFTTIELPSDFSISYKKDFSDKEIRTMYYDLKLNDKVSFTCFNNAVSGLEKISYATNELLVLVDYTKPSTEERLFVVDLSKKRVVFSSLVSHGKGNGGLYATTFTDRNNSYASSSGFYLTGNIYNGKHGRSLVLYGLEEGKNDNAERRTIVMHSADYVSEDFIQKNGSLGRSKGCLALPVELNAKIIDLIHDGVVIYVHTNFDENNEYDFSKLSSNRI, encoded by the coding sequence ATGAAGTTTTTAAAAAAAATATTTATGCTGTTGTTCTATTTTGTACTATCTTCAGTAGTTTTTGCAGATTTTACAACTATAGAATTGCCAAGTGATTTCTCTATCAGTTATAAAAAAGATTTTTCAGATAAAGAAATCAGAACTATGTACTATGATTTAAAATTAAATGATAAAGTAAGTTTTACTTGTTTTAATAATGCGGTTTCAGGTTTAGAAAAAATATCTTATGCTACTAATGAACTTCTGGTTTTAGTAGACTATACTAAACCTTCAACTGAGGAAAGATTATTTGTTGTTGATTTAAGTAAAAAAAGAGTTGTTTTTTCTTCTCTTGTTTCTCATGGAAAGGGAAATGGAGGGCTATATGCGACAACATTTACTGATAGAAATAACTCTTATGCAAGTTCTTCAGGTTTTTATTTAACAGGGAATATTTACAATGGTAAACATGGAAGATCTCTTGTTCTATATGGTTTAGAAGAAGGGAAAAATGACAATGCTGAAAGAAGAACTATAGTTATGCATTCAGCTGATTATGTGAGTGAAGATTTTATTCAAAAAAATGGAAGCCTTGGAAGAAGCAAAGGTTGTCTTGCATTGCCAGTGGAGTTAAATGCTAAGATTATAGATTTGATTCATGATGGAGTTGTCATCTATGTTCATACAAATTTTGATGAAAATAATGAATATGATTTTTCAAAACTTTCATCAAATAGAATTTAA
- a CDS encoding PTS sugar transporter subunit IIA yields the protein MGLFDMFKKKEKTVVTIYSPMNGKVIELKDVPDEAFAQKMVGDGCAIEPDKGVICSPVDGQLMNIFPTNHALIFETVDGLEMIVHFGIDTVKLDGKGFQKLREAGTIKIGDEIIKYDLDQISSGVPSTRSPIIINNMEKVEKIEVLSLSKIVKIGEPIMKVTLK from the coding sequence ATGGGATTATTTGATATGTTTAAAAAGAAAGAAAAGACAGTTGTTACTATATATTCACCTATGAATGGAAAAGTAATAGAACTTAAAGATGTACCAGATGAAGCTTTTGCACAAAAAATGGTAGGGGACGGTTGTGCTATAGAACCAGATAAGGGAGTTATATGCTCACCTGTAGATGGGCAACTTATGAATATTTTTCCAACTAATCATGCACTTATTTTTGAAACAGTTGATGGTTTAGAAATGATAGTACACTTTGGAATAGATACTGTTAAATTAGATGGAAAAGGTTTCCAAAAATTAAGAGAAGCAGGAACTATAAAAATTGGTGATGAGATTATAAAATATGATCTAGACCAAATTTCAAGTGGAGTACCTTCTACAAGAAGCCCTATTATAATAAATAATATGGAAAAAGTTGAAAAAATTGAAGTTCTATCTCTATCTAAGATAGTAAAAATTGGTGAACCTATTATGAAAGTAACTCTTAAGTAA
- a CDS encoding META domain-containing protein, producing MKKLLILGIAALALTACTDTKVPFLSSKSNNTNSSSSSSSTGIFANLKEQLNGREFIIVTEGYNSKTSIGFKGDRVYGFSGINRYFGTYQVSGGKFVFGEFGLTRMAGSESEMTLELKFLDILKNNKSVKLSGDTLTLTSTEGIELVFKDPKAAVTQSK from the coding sequence ATGAAAAAATTATTAATATTAGGAATAGCAGCACTAGCTTTAACAGCTTGTACAGATACAAAAGTTCCATTTTTGTCATCTAAATCTAACAACACTAATTCTAGTTCTTCTTCTTCATCAACTGGAATTTTTGCAAATTTAAAAGAACAATTAAATGGTAGAGAATTTATTATAGTTACTGAAGGATATAACAGTAAAACAAGTATTGGTTTCAAAGGAGATAGAGTTTATGGTTTCAGTGGAATAAACAGATACTTTGGAACTTATCAAGTAAGTGGAGGAAAATTTGTTTTTGGAGAATTTGGTCTAACTAGAATGGCTGGTAGCGAAAGCGAAATGACTCTAGAATTAAAATTCCTTGATATCTTAAAAAATAACAAAAGTGTTAAATTATCAGGAGATACTTTAACTTTAACATCTACTGAGGGAATAGAATTAGTTTTTAAAGATCCTAAAGCAGCAGTTACACAAAGTAAATAA